A window from Flavobacterium gyeonganense encodes these proteins:
- a CDS encoding pectinesterase family protein, which produces MNEPFSEIKIGAGKNNLLTKTKPQMKKQYFMFLLLLLFSVMGFSQTIQKIEAEAFNTASGAKAENNAALSGGKNVGYIKNNTWISFTGHVFNQYDSSFNIAAAGATGGTIELRLDSSTGTLIGTVTVSGSTGFSDYKKFSTGITPTTGTHDLYLVFKHPTNTGYLFNLDYLEKVTTIPGAITYTLATNVSPAASGTVSSNPGGANFVDGTAVTVTANKNFGYNFVRWTDGNGNPVSTSNPYTFTITSNTTLIAEYAAVTTYTLNVNVTGAFGLGEYTVSPAGKDGAFSVYETGTNVTITAVENDIIKFNNWSDGSTALSTSVAMTQNRTITGTYDNATFIAGWTFKNDQYANPRIAELFSKVENKPELSAYNVTDNVFAPNVRLQNRGGKNGFCVWNTVRGDFFYFMTSFSTVGYKNINVSSGLIGYYYGCDEWTFQYSLDGLTFQNISGLTTINTSSVTPIGGILPAEAEGKEKIYLRWFPNVNGPKHGSATDVTATVLSNVMIKAEEVLVSDVIAPVLLSSLPANASTTAGASGNIILNYDEKVKLGTGLATLNGKNLTAEFVNKTVKFSYFGLDYNTQYTFSIPAGLVTDVSGNNAAAVSLSFKTMEKPVPAKRVFNLIVDANATTDQIASGKYVKTIAEAFTAAPSNSSTRFLVLITNGTYNLGGDGTNPQGIVLQLPSGKNNVSLIAQSKDKVILQGNPGWGIKNAVLSIEANDLYMENVTIEHKDGIVTAGQRPALNPAGDRNVYNGIKLRSRQDTQVTGGNRSFYYKSTIEGDVDFICGGGTHWFEECKLVSGGGYIVAPNHTADVQYGYIFNNNTIIATTSYYLGRPWQNAPRAVYLNTTMVNEPNTLGWASMGTLPALFAEYNSINGSGIAVNTSNRTNTFTVSGIAQTGNYNPILTKAQADEYTIENVLSGTDKWDPRLVVEQISAPANLLNLGNNTFKWDDNQYAICYVISRDGKVLAITTDATYKDTTAIGGNHVYTVQAISEYGGLSAISTFGTLGLGANNKPKEVSAYPIPTNNIVNLTLPEGIGSVNYEVYSILGQKVKQGVFIANTSQSIDLSRLTSGVYLINIKNTEGTVYKVKVIKN; this is translated from the coding sequence ATGAATGAACCTTTCTCCGAAATTAAAATCGGAGCAGGAAAAAATAACTTACTAACTAAAACCAAACCACAAATGAAAAAACAATACTTTATGTTCTTGTTACTGCTGCTCTTTTCAGTAATGGGATTTTCGCAAACCATTCAAAAAATTGAAGCAGAAGCATTTAATACAGCTTCAGGAGCAAAAGCAGAAAATAATGCCGCGCTCTCCGGAGGAAAAAATGTTGGATATATTAAAAACAATACCTGGATTAGTTTCACCGGACATGTATTTAATCAATACGACAGCAGTTTTAATATCGCAGCAGCCGGAGCAACCGGAGGAACGATTGAGCTGCGATTAGATTCATCAACAGGAACTTTAATAGGAACTGTCACAGTAAGCGGATCAACTGGATTTAGCGATTACAAAAAGTTTTCTACTGGAATTACACCAACAACCGGTACACATGATTTGTATCTGGTTTTTAAGCATCCAACAAATACCGGTTATTTATTTAATTTAGATTATTTAGAAAAAGTAACGACTATTCCGGGTGCTATTACTTATACTCTGGCAACTAACGTGAGTCCTGCGGCATCAGGTACAGTTTCTTCGAATCCCGGGGGAGCTAATTTTGTTGATGGGACGGCTGTTACTGTAACCGCAAATAAAAACTTCGGATATAATTTTGTTAGATGGACAGATGGTAATGGAAATCCTGTTTCAACTTCAAATCCATATACTTTTACGATTACTTCAAATACTACTTTGATAGCAGAATATGCTGCAGTTACTACCTATACCTTAAATGTAAATGTTACAGGGGCATTTGGTTTAGGTGAGTATACGGTTTCTCCTGCGGGTAAAGATGGCGCGTTTTCTGTTTACGAAACAGGAACAAATGTTACCATTACAGCGGTTGAAAATGATATTATTAAATTCAATAACTGGTCTGACGGATCAACAGCTTTAAGTACTTCGGTAGCAATGACTCAAAATAGAACTATCACGGGTACTTATGACAACGCAACATTTATAGCAGGCTGGACCTTTAAAAACGATCAGTATGCCAATCCAAGAATTGCCGAATTATTTTCTAAAGTTGAAAACAAACCTGAGCTATCGGCTTATAATGTAACCGATAATGTGTTTGCTCCAAATGTGAGACTGCAAAACAGAGGCGGGAAAAATGGTTTCTGTGTTTGGAATACAGTTAGAGGCGATTTCTTCTATTTTATGACTTCTTTTTCAACGGTTGGATATAAAAACATTAATGTTTCATCAGGACTGATTGGTTACTATTATGGCTGTGACGAATGGACATTTCAATATTCACTTGATGGTCTGACTTTTCAGAACATTTCAGGTTTAACAACCATAAATACAAGCTCAGTTACTCCAATCGGAGGAATATTGCCAGCTGAAGCAGAAGGAAAAGAAAAAATATATCTCAGATGGTTTCCGAATGTGAACGGGCCAAAACATGGAAGTGCAACCGATGTAACAGCAACGGTTTTATCAAATGTGATGATTAAAGCAGAGGAAGTTTTGGTTTCGGATGTAATTGCTCCGGTACTTTTGTCTTCACTTCCTGCAAATGCTTCAACAACCGCTGGTGCAAGCGGAAATATTATCCTTAATTACGATGAAAAAGTGAAGTTAGGTACTGGTTTGGCTACATTGAACGGGAAAAATTTAACTGCGGAATTTGTCAATAAAACGGTAAAATTCAGCTATTTCGGTTTAGACTATAATACACAATATACTTTTAGCATACCAGCCGGATTAGTTACCGATGTTTCAGGTAATAATGCTGCGGCAGTTTCCCTATCCTTCAAAACAATGGAAAAACCGGTTCCTGCAAAACGTGTATTCAATTTGATTGTCGATGCAAATGCAACAACTGACCAAATAGCCTCAGGAAAATATGTAAAAACCATTGCAGAGGCATTTACTGCTGCACCTTCTAATTCATCAACCCGATTTTTGGTACTGATTACAAACGGAACTTATAATCTGGGTGGTGATGGCACAAATCCTCAAGGGATTGTACTTCAGCTTCCATCAGGAAAAAATAATGTGTCCTTAATTGCACAATCAAAAGATAAGGTAATCCTTCAGGGAAATCCGGGATGGGGAATTAAAAATGCTGTGCTTTCAATTGAAGCCAATGATTTATATATGGAAAATGTAACCATTGAGCATAAAGACGGTATAGTTACTGCTGGTCAGCGACCGGCTCTTAATCCTGCCGGAGACCGAAATGTTTATAACGGAATCAAACTAAGAAGCAGACAAGACACTCAGGTTACAGGTGGAAACAGAAGTTTTTACTATAAATCAACCATTGAAGGTGATGTAGATTTTATCTGTGGAGGAGGAACGCACTGGTTTGAAGAATGCAAATTGGTTTCAGGTGGTGGTTATATCGTAGCTCCAAATCATACTGCAGATGTTCAGTACGGCTATATTTTTAATAACAATACCATTATTGCGACAACCAGTTATTATTTAGGGCGTCCCTGGCAAAATGCTCCAAGAGCTGTTTATCTGAATACTACAATGGTAAATGAGCCAAATACATTAGGTTGGGCGAGTATGGGAACTTTACCTGCACTTTTTGCAGAATACAATAGCATAAATGGAAGCGGGATAGCCGTTAATACATCAAATAGAACCAATACATTTACAGTTAGTGGTATTGCTCAGACAGGAAATTATAATCCAATTTTGACCAAAGCACAAGCTGATGAATACACTATCGAAAATGTTTTGAGTGGTACAGACAAATGGGATCCGCGTTTGGTTGTAGAACAAATTAGTGCTCCAGCAAATCTTTTGAATCTTGGAAACAACACGTTTAAATGGGATGATAATCAGTATGCAATTTGTTATGTCATTAGTAGAGACGGCAAGGTATTGGCAATTACGACTGATGCAACTTATAAAGATACCACTGCAATAGGAGGAAATCATGTTTACACAGTTCAAGCTATTAGTGAATACGGTGGTTTAAGCGCTATCAGTACTTTCGGTACTTTGGGTCTAGGGGCAAATAATAAACCAAAAGAAGTAAGTGCATATCCAATACCTACAAATAATATTGTCAATCTAACATTGCCTGAAGGAATTGGAAGCGTCAATTACGAAGTGTATTCAATTCTGGGACAAAAGGTAAAACAAGGTGTTTTCATAGCTAACACAAGCCAATCAATAGATTTGAGCAGGCTGACATCTGGTGTTTACCTTATTAATATAAAAAATACAGAAGGAACTGTTTACAAAGTGAAAGTAATTAAAAATTAG
- a CDS encoding glycoside hydrolase family 28 protein → MIKIKEVSIIGLVICSLILSGNKVIAQNKSKQKNKVSTESKLPFDMPEVQLPKFKKDTLNIVDFGAVPNTEQLCTKAINDAINKCSKSGGGVVVIPSGMWTTGPIKMQSNVNLHTKNGAFISFTSDVKQYKLIESYFEGNKVIRCESPIMGVGLENIAITGEGIFDGNGSAWRPVKIGKMTAGQWSELVKSGGVLSKDRKIWYPSEGAYIGNEEKDKLPKRATVENMEPYKEALRPVMVSLVNCKKLLLDGVTFQNSPAWNVNPLMCEHVTLSNLTIRNPWYSQNGDGLDLESCRIGKVTNCRFDVGDDAICIKSGKDKEGRDRGKPTELFVITDCVVYHAHGGFVIGSEMSGGVKNIFVKNLTFNGTDCGLRFKSVRGRGGAVENIWMEDIKMNNIPTDAINFNLYYFGKAIDEDPETGEITVEKMAVSEETPSFKNMYFKNIYVSGAKQALKIMGIPEMPVENLQFKNMVIRAEAGIQINYGSKIDFENIDLRLDKPGIAISLSNSQNINVGSFKSAGENQLFWVGGTSTREISLKKNGQKMAFDEDIKVLESIKDEVKLIE, encoded by the coding sequence ATGATAAAAATTAAAGAAGTTTCCATTATCGGATTAGTAATATGTTCCCTTATTTTGTCAGGGAACAAGGTTATTGCTCAAAACAAATCCAAACAAAAAAACAAGGTTTCAACAGAAAGCAAACTCCCTTTTGATATGCCGGAAGTGCAGCTTCCAAAGTTTAAAAAAGACACTTTGAATATTGTTGATTTCGGAGCTGTACCCAATACGGAACAACTTTGTACAAAAGCGATTAATGATGCCATCAACAAATGCTCAAAATCGGGTGGAGGTGTGGTTGTAATTCCTTCAGGGATGTGGACAACTGGTCCGATAAAGATGCAAAGCAATGTAAATCTTCATACCAAAAATGGTGCTTTTATTTCTTTTACAAGCGATGTGAAACAATACAAACTGATCGAATCCTATTTTGAAGGAAATAAGGTGATTCGCTGTGAATCTCCAATTATGGGAGTTGGTTTAGAAAATATAGCCATTACAGGAGAAGGAATTTTTGATGGAAATGGTTCGGCATGGCGTCCGGTTAAAATCGGCAAAATGACAGCGGGACAATGGAGTGAACTTGTCAAATCCGGAGGCGTATTATCTAAAGACCGTAAAATTTGGTACCCTTCAGAAGGAGCTTATATTGGCAACGAAGAAAAAGATAAACTTCCTAAAAGGGCCACTGTTGAAAATATGGAACCTTACAAGGAGGCACTTCGCCCGGTAATGGTGAGTCTTGTGAATTGTAAAAAACTGTTGTTGGATGGTGTTACTTTTCAGAACTCCCCAGCTTGGAATGTTAATCCCTTAATGTGTGAGCATGTTACGTTGAGCAATCTAACTATTCGTAATCCGTGGTATTCTCAAAACGGGGACGGACTTGATTTAGAATCCTGCAGAATCGGTAAGGTAACCAACTGTCGTTTTGATGTGGGTGATGACGCAATCTGTATAAAATCAGGTAAAGATAAAGAAGGCAGGGATCGTGGAAAACCAACGGAGTTATTCGTAATTACAGATTGTGTAGTCTATCATGCGCATGGCGGCTTTGTAATTGGAAGCGAAATGTCGGGAGGTGTTAAAAATATATTTGTGAAGAACCTAACGTTTAACGGTACCGATTGTGGCCTGCGATTTAAATCGGTTAGAGGTCGTGGGGGTGCGGTTGAAAACATTTGGATGGAAGATATAAAAATGAACAATATCCCGACAGATGCCATCAATTTCAACCTTTATTATTTTGGAAAAGCAATTGATGAAGATCCGGAAACAGGCGAAATCACGGTTGAAAAAATGGCGGTTTCAGAAGAAACTCCTTCCTTTAAAAACATGTATTTCAAAAATATTTATGTAAGCGGAGCGAAACAAGCTTTGAAAATTATGGGAATCCCGGAAATGCCTGTTGAAAACCTTCAATTTAAAAACATGGTTATTCGAGCAGAAGCTGGTATCCAAATAAATTATGGAAGCAAAATTGATTTTGAAAATATTGATCTAAGACTGGATAAACCGGGTATAGCAATCAGTCTTTCAAATAGCCAGAATATAAACGTCGGAAGTTTTAAATCAGCAGGAGAAAATCAGCTTTTTTGGGTTGGGGGTACTTCCACAAGAGAAATATCATTGAAGAAGAACGGTCAAAAAATGGCTTTTGATGAAGATATAAAAGTGCTGGAATCGATTAAGGACGAGGTAAAACTTATTGAGTAA
- a CDS encoding glycoside hydrolase family 88/105 protein: MIRKIKYCVLLSVVCHLTSFGQLKQNNNQITPIEWAKKMADSDQKRTPNPVFLDGVKFPKWNYTNGLVTLANQKLYDYTKEQKYWDYGLSYADQLIDKEGKILGGYELEKYSLDLINSGKILFEIYKKTGEERYKRAMDTLHKQMEGHPRNSDGGYWHKKSYPWQMWLDGVYMADPFSAEYGDVFNVPKSIDDAILQAELIQKHTFDSKTGLNFHGYDEKKAQFWANKETGRSSHIWGRAQGWYCMALVDILDFVPTHHPKRKELIKIVQKVFTAVRSAQEKNSGVWWQVMDEPGRKGNYLESTCSTMFVYSFAKAYRKGYVGPKFLKSARIGFNGIQKQFIKENADGTISITKCCAVAGLGGKNPKDRDGSFEYYISEPIRDDDAKAVGPFIMAGIELQKILDKK, from the coding sequence ATGATACGTAAAATCAAATATTGTGTGCTTTTATCAGTTGTTTGCCATTTGACTTCATTTGGACAATTAAAACAAAATAATAATCAAATTACACCGATTGAATGGGCAAAGAAAATGGCAGATTCCGATCAAAAGCGTACTCCAAATCCGGTATTCCTTGATGGCGTAAAGTTTCCTAAATGGAATTATACAAATGGATTAGTAACGCTTGCGAATCAGAAGCTGTATGATTATACCAAAGAGCAAAAGTACTGGGATTACGGGCTTTCCTATGCTGATCAGCTGATTGATAAGGAAGGAAAGATATTGGGAGGTTATGAACTGGAAAAGTACAGTCTTGATTTAATAAACTCAGGAAAAATACTTTTCGAGATTTATAAGAAAACGGGTGAGGAGCGCTATAAAAGAGCAATGGATACACTCCATAAACAAATGGAAGGCCACCCAAGAAACTCGGATGGCGGTTATTGGCACAAGAAAAGTTATCCGTGGCAAATGTGGCTGGACGGTGTGTATATGGCAGATCCTTTTTCTGCAGAATATGGAGACGTTTTTAATGTTCCGAAGTCCATTGATGATGCCATTTTGCAGGCAGAACTGATTCAAAAACACACCTTTGATTCAAAAACCGGACTGAATTTTCATGGTTATGATGAGAAGAAAGCGCAATTCTGGGCAAATAAAGAAACCGGACGTTCCTCTCACATTTGGGGAAGGGCTCAGGGCTGGTATTGCATGGCTTTGGTGGATATTTTAGATTTCGTTCCAACACACCATCCAAAGAGAAAAGAGTTAATAAAAATAGTGCAAAAAGTATTTACAGCTGTCCGAAGTGCTCAGGAAAAGAATTCAGGAGTTTGGTGGCAGGTAATGGATGAGCCTGGTCGCAAAGGCAATTATCTGGAATCAACCTGTTCGACGATGTTTGTATATTCTTTTGCCAAAGCATATAGAAAAGGATATGTAGGTCCAAAGTTTCTGAAATCGGCTAGAATTGGTTTTAACGGAATCCAGAAACAGTTTATAAAAGAAAATGCAGACGGCACTATTTCGATTACAAAATGCTGTGCCGTTGCCGGATTAGGAGGGAAAAATCCTAAAGATCGTGATGGTTCATTTGAATATTATATTTCAGAACCTATCAGGGATGATGATGCTAAGGCAGTCGGTCCATTTATTATGGCGGGTATTGAATTGCAAAAGATTTTGGACAAAAAATAA
- a CDS encoding glycoside hydrolase 43 family protein: MKLKQLVLSIGLTVYGLGANAQGWNGDLGNGKYKNPILHVDYSDPDVCAGKDGYYMTASSFNSSPGLPVLHSNDLVNWELIGYALQNQFPVEHYQTVRHGDGVWAPSIRYHNGEYYIYWGDPDFGIYMVKTKDPAGVWEEPVLVKEAKGIIDTCPFWDEDGKAYLSYAFAGSRAAVKTVLMLSELTPDGTRLIGNPAMVFDGHNGHTTVEGSKMYKKDGYYWVMAPAGGVKPGWQLAMRSKNVWGPYESKIVLHQGDTKMNGPHQGGYIETPNGDGWFIHFQDRWAYGRVVNLQPVTWKEGWPVMGKDSNNDGIGEPVMEYTKPNVGKNYPATPLVTSDEFNSHQLGLQWQWQANQNPGQQWGWSSANLGFMRLNCIPRNENIKSMWMMPNLLLQKFPGANFTATAKLSFENNPDAKESGTGLIVFGEDYSYIAIEQDKDGKLKLVERQMKNARTSKDIETEITSIPIDQKNVFFRAKVQMVQNIEPYDGKVTFYYSTDGKKFKEFGKSFKPSAGRWVGAKIGLFATGTKLISDSSYADYDWFRVEEN, from the coding sequence ATGAAATTAAAACAATTAGTACTGTCCATTGGTTTGACAGTTTATGGATTAGGAGCAAATGCTCAGGGATGGAATGGTGACTTAGGAAACGGAAAGTACAAGAACCCTATTTTACATGTGGATTATTCAGATCCGGATGTATGTGCGGGGAAAGATGGTTATTATATGACCGCTTCCAGTTTCAACAGTTCTCCGGGACTTCCTGTTCTTCATTCAAATGATCTGGTAAACTGGGAATTAATTGGATATGCATTACAAAATCAATTTCCTGTAGAACATTATCAAACTGTTCGTCACGGAGATGGTGTCTGGGCTCCATCAATTCGCTATCATAATGGTGAATATTATATTTACTGGGGTGATCCTGATTTTGGAATCTACATGGTCAAAACTAAAGACCCTGCCGGTGTTTGGGAAGAGCCGGTATTGGTAAAAGAAGCAAAAGGAATCATTGATACCTGTCCGTTTTGGGATGAGGATGGAAAAGCGTATCTGTCTTATGCATTTGCAGGAAGCCGTGCTGCTGTAAAAACCGTTTTAATGTTGTCAGAACTTACGCCAGATGGTACCAGATTAATTGGTAATCCGGCGATGGTCTTTGACGGACATAATGGTCATACCACTGTAGAAGGTTCTAAAATGTACAAGAAAGATGGCTATTACTGGGTTATGGCTCCTGCCGGAGGTGTAAAACCGGGATGGCAATTGGCTATGCGTTCTAAAAATGTTTGGGGGCCTTATGAGTCAAAAATTGTTTTGCATCAGGGTGATACAAAAATGAACGGACCACATCAGGGTGGATATATTGAAACACCAAACGGAGACGGATGGTTTATACACTTTCAGGATCGTTGGGCTTATGGGCGAGTTGTGAATCTTCAGCCTGTTACCTGGAAAGAGGGCTGGCCAGTGATGGGAAAAGACAGCAACAATGATGGTATCGGAGAACCCGTTATGGAATATACAAAACCAAATGTTGGTAAAAATTATCCTGCGACTCCATTGGTTACTTCTGATGAGTTCAACAGTCATCAATTGGGATTGCAATGGCAATGGCAGGCTAATCAAAACCCTGGTCAGCAATGGGGATGGTCTTCTGCTAATTTAGGATTTATGCGCCTTAACTGTATTCCACGCAATGAGAATATAAAATCAATGTGGATGATGCCGAATTTGTTATTGCAAAAATTTCCGGGTGCCAATTTTACTGCTACAGCAAAACTTAGTTTCGAAAACAATCCCGATGCAAAAGAATCCGGAACAGGTTTAATAGTGTTTGGTGAAGATTATTCCTATATCGCTATCGAACAGGACAAGGATGGAAAATTAAAGTTGGTAGAGCGCCAGATGAAAAACGCCAGGACTTCTAAAGATATCGAGACAGAAATAACTTCTATTCCTATTGATCAAAAAAATGTGTTTTTCCGTGCCAAAGTTCAAATGGTGCAAAACATAGAGCCTTATGATGGTAAAGTCACTTTTTATTACAGTACCGACGGCAAAAAATTCAAAGAGTTTGGGAAATCTTTCAAACCAAGCGCAGGACGTTGGGTAGGAGCAAAAATTGGACTTTTTGCAACAGGAACGAAACTGATTAGTGACAGCAGTTATGCAGATTATGATTGGTTTAGAGTAGAAGAAAATTAA
- a CDS encoding DUF5123 domain-containing protein, translating into MKNSKRAIYILSFFSMILLGGMLNSCQQDEFAYAKVGDLFQPKFVLTAPVVKSNSIAVVWYKVNDAVSYTVELHLDNYYSSLFKSYTITDTQILMDDIPYKTQFYIRVRANSENAKFNSQWAYTNALTEDRPAYAQILKPVEKVNITETEVTVNWTVDAANPVDSISVAPAQSKEIPAIGRKLTDAEKANGQAKIEGLEKSTAYTVNVYDNNKPRIYDRPYNQVNFRSAGPSAGQILVMKGDDLDALLKKNNTDATIPEGTEYFLEAGSLFKITPFTISKGFKLTGGTQGAMPQIEMNGNWNITEGSFLTSLAFENIRFYQTIDASYFFNSGTSWTIGEITFYNCVFNNFKRGFWRHQGSGKYKEVGNFEMTYCTLDEVGGHSGTYGTFVLGSAGADNFKRAVFNNCTFMRDYYGTTNNTYNFKNLFDYGTSTYPIYLEYSNVTIYDYAYNRSLINIPAAVGSTLVFKNVLLASASGKLIQAIAAGSTTSFSNNYTTTNYLLGPAAIQGTALGISAQDLFVNPKAGDLTIKDPNSPIVINKVGDLRWLP; encoded by the coding sequence ATGAAAAATTCAAAAAGAGCAATTTATATTTTATCATTCTTCAGCATGATTTTGCTTGGAGGAATGTTAAACTCTTGCCAGCAAGACGAATTTGCTTATGCAAAGGTTGGGGATTTGTTTCAGCCTAAGTTTGTGCTTACCGCGCCTGTGGTTAAAAGTAATTCTATTGCTGTAGTATGGTACAAAGTAAATGATGCTGTTTCCTATACGGTAGAATTACACTTAGACAATTACTATTCCAGTTTGTTCAAATCGTATACGATTACAGATACACAAATTTTGATGGACGATATTCCGTATAAAACGCAATTTTATATTAGGGTTCGTGCGAATAGCGAAAATGCTAAATTCAATTCTCAATGGGCTTACACAAATGCTTTGACAGAAGATCGTCCGGCATATGCCCAAATATTGAAACCTGTAGAGAAAGTAAATATAACTGAAACTGAAGTAACCGTAAACTGGACAGTAGATGCAGCAAATCCGGTTGATAGTATTTCTGTGGCACCAGCTCAGTCTAAGGAAATTCCGGCTATCGGACGCAAACTAACAGATGCAGAAAAAGCGAATGGACAAGCTAAAATTGAAGGTCTGGAAAAAAGTACAGCCTACACTGTAAATGTTTATGACAATAATAAGCCACGTATTTATGATAGACCATACAATCAGGTAAATTTTCGTTCGGCAGGACCATCAGCAGGACAAATTTTGGTGATGAAAGGGGATGATTTAGATGCATTGCTGAAAAAAAACAATACTGATGCTACAATTCCGGAAGGAACTGAATATTTTCTCGAAGCAGGTTCGTTATTCAAGATTACCCCATTTACTATTTCAAAAGGTTTTAAACTTACGGGAGGTACACAGGGAGCAATGCCTCAAATTGAAATGAATGGAAACTGGAATATTACAGAAGGATCCTTTTTGACCTCATTAGCATTTGAAAACATTCGTTTTTATCAGACCATTGATGCCAGTTATTTCTTTAATAGTGGAACTTCATGGACGATTGGGGAAATTACATTCTACAATTGTGTGTTTAATAATTTCAAACGTGGTTTCTGGAGACATCAGGGAAGTGGAAAATATAAAGAAGTAGGGAACTTTGAGATGACCTATTGTACTTTGGATGAAGTTGGTGGTCATTCCGGAACCTATGGAACCTTTGTTCTGGGTTCAGCAGGAGCAGACAACTTCAAAAGAGCAGTTTTTAATAACTGTACTTTTATGAGAGATTATTATGGAACAACCAATAATACCTACAACTTTAAAAACTTGTTTGATTATGGTACATCTACTTATCCAATTTATTTAGAATACAGTAATGTAACGATTTATGATTATGCTTATAACCGTTCCTTGATTAATATCCCGGCAGCTGTAGGGTCTACGTTAGTTTTCAAGAATGTATTATTAGCTTCTGCCAGTGGTAAACTAATTCAGGCAATTGCTGCAGGCAGTACAACTTCTTTCAGTAATAACTATACCACTACAAATTATCTGCTGGGACCTGCGGCTATTCAGGGCACTGCATTAGGAATAAGTGCACAGGACTTGTTCGTAAATCCAAAAGCAGGAGATTTAACAATTAAAGATCCAAACTCTCCAATTGTTATAAACAAAGTAGGCGATCTTAGATGGCTTCCTTAA